Proteins encoded together in one Marinobacter salsuginis window:
- a CDS encoding YceD family protein → MSNASNAELPKSVDPYRLAEQNSTLEGEIPISGLGRFREAVLGFSEGAACRVKLSFFMDGERRRVVSGELTAPVDLECQRCMGPMSVTLESGFTLGLVTSDEQAQQLPKELEPFLTDDFTADLWSMVEDELLLVLPPFPLHERDECPAREDLEAFEPDGSEAEPVRKLGENPFSVLAELKKTKH, encoded by the coding sequence ATGTCAAACGCGTCCAACGCCGAGTTGCCCAAATCTGTTGATCCTTACCGGTTAGCGGAACAGAACAGCACACTGGAGGGAGAGATTCCTATCAGCGGGCTAGGCCGTTTTCGCGAAGCGGTTCTCGGGTTCTCGGAAGGTGCCGCGTGCCGGGTAAAACTGTCTTTCTTTATGGATGGTGAACGGCGTCGCGTGGTGTCGGGTGAGCTGACCGCTCCCGTGGATCTGGAATGTCAGCGGTGTATGGGTCCTATGAGTGTGACTCTGGAGTCCGGGTTCACCCTGGGGCTGGTCACCAGTGACGAGCAGGCCCAACAGCTACCGAAAGAGCTTGAGCCGTTTTTGACCGATGACTTCACCGCGGATCTCTGGTCCATGGTGGAAGACGAGTTGTTGCTGGTGTTGCCACCATTTCCGCTTCACGAACGGGATGAATGCCCTGCTCGGGAAGATCTGGAAGCATTTGAGCCTGATGGCTCCGAGGCAGAGCCGGTAAGAAAATTGGGCGAGAATCCGTTCAGTGTTCTGGCGGAACTCAAAAAGACAAAGCATTAA
- a CDS encoding Maf family protein yields the protein MTRKPLLLASSSPYRKTLLERLGLPFTCASPDIDESPEPDESGESLATRLAVNKARALADRFPGHWIIGSDQVACLPDGSVLSKPGGHEQAAHQLRQSSGRRVLFLTGLALLDADSGRLECLCEPYNVRFRELTDAEIEAYLQQEKPYDCAGSFKMEGLGITLFEALEGRDPNSLVGLPLIALNDMLRRWGRNPLLENRPEPEKT from the coding sequence ATGACCCGAAAACCGCTTCTACTCGCGTCTTCATCACCCTACCGGAAAACGCTTCTGGAACGGCTGGGCCTTCCGTTCACCTGCGCCAGCCCAGACATCGACGAATCTCCAGAACCAGACGAATCCGGAGAATCCCTGGCCACGCGCCTGGCCGTAAACAAGGCCCGCGCACTGGCGGACCGCTTTCCCGGGCACTGGATCATCGGTTCAGACCAGGTGGCCTGCCTACCGGACGGTTCGGTGCTGAGCAAACCCGGCGGCCATGAACAGGCAGCGCACCAGTTGCGTCAGAGCAGTGGCCGCAGAGTCTTGTTTCTGACAGGCCTGGCACTGCTCGACGCCGACTCCGGAAGGCTCGAATGTCTCTGCGAACCTTACAATGTCCGGTTCCGTGAACTGACTGACGCGGAGATAGAAGCCTACCTGCAGCAAGAAAAACCCTACGACTGCGCCGGCAGCTTCAAGATGGAAGGCCTGGGCATCACACTGTTCGAAGCACTTGAAGGCCGGGACCCTAACAGCCTGGTAGGGCTACCGCTGATCGCCCTGAACGACATGCTTCGGCGCTGGGGCCGGAATCCCCTGCTGGAAAACCGGCCTGAGCCCGAAAAAACTTAA
- a CDS encoding S49 family peptidase, whose amino-acid sequence MSDWESDKPADWGDKPVEPEKEGKPLFGRKSPKLPPESGRDWKLIEKLVMSLQAEQRRSRRWGIFFKFLTFGYLIALLFMFKFPIGDSLEGVAGEHTALVEINGPIAADELASADNIVGSLRTAFEEPNSVAVILRINSPGGSPVQAGYVYDEIKRLREEYPEKKVYAVISDIGASGAYYIAAAADEIYANRASLVGSIGVVAGGFGFTGVMEKIGVDRRLYTAGENKAFLDPFSPEEQEEVAFWQSVLENTHQQFIAAVKQGRGDRLSDDERLFSGLVWSGEQAVELGLADGLGSASHVARQIIGQEKLVDYSRRKSPFQDIVDQLGVAFGEGFASQLVESRLELR is encoded by the coding sequence ATGAGTGACTGGGAATCTGACAAGCCTGCCGATTGGGGGGATAAGCCGGTAGAGCCAGAGAAGGAGGGTAAGCCGCTGTTCGGGCGAAAATCGCCGAAACTTCCGCCGGAATCCGGCCGTGACTGGAAGCTGATTGAAAAGCTGGTGATGTCGCTTCAGGCCGAGCAGCGAAGAAGTCGGCGCTGGGGCATCTTTTTCAAATTTCTGACCTTTGGTTATCTGATCGCTCTGCTGTTCATGTTCAAGTTTCCCATCGGCGACTCTCTGGAAGGTGTGGCAGGGGAGCATACTGCTCTGGTTGAAATAAATGGTCCGATCGCCGCGGACGAGCTGGCAAGCGCTGATAACATCGTTGGCTCCCTTCGAACGGCCTTCGAGGAGCCGAACTCTGTGGCCGTGATTCTACGCATCAATAGTCCGGGCGGCAGTCCGGTTCAGGCGGGTTATGTTTACGACGAGATCAAGCGTTTGCGGGAGGAATACCCCGAGAAAAAGGTTTACGCCGTGATCTCCGATATTGGTGCCTCCGGAGCCTATTATATCGCGGCCGCAGCGGATGAAATTTACGCCAACCGTGCCAGCCTCGTTGGCTCCATTGGCGTTGTGGCTGGCGGTTTCGGGTTTACCGGGGTTATGGAAAAAATCGGTGTGGATCGCCGTCTTTATACCGCCGGCGAGAACAAGGCTTTCCTGGATCCGTTCTCTCCGGAGGAGCAAGAGGAGGTGGCGTTCTGGCAGAGCGTGCTGGAAAACACCCATCAACAGTTTATTGCAGCCGTAAAGCAGGGGCGTGGTGATCGCCTGTCAGATGACGAAAGACTGTTCAGTGGTCTGGTGTGGAGTGGCGAGCAAGCCGTTGAGCTTGGTCTGGCCGATGGGTTAGGCAGTGCTTCACACGTGGCTCGGCAGATCATCGGGCAGGAAAAGCTTGTGGACTACAGTCGTCGCAAGTCGCCATTCCAGGATATTGTCGATCAGCTTGGTGTCGCCTTTGGCGAGGGGTTCGCCAGTCAGTTGGTCGAGTCCCGTCTCGAGCTGCGTTAA
- a CDS encoding HAD family hydrolase, whose amino-acid sequence MNVRVVIFDWDGTLVDSVEHIADSLHQAATELGYPALEREAYRDIIGLGMVEALEKLYPGISREEMNNIREGYARYFFSKVTTPQNVFEGMAEVVADLRGSGRSCSVATGKSRRGLDFALVSSGLGDHFEITRCADETRSKPDPAMLEEILRFYRIEPEEAVMIGDTRYDLEMARRIGMPSIGVEWGVHKRDVLGDYSPHAIVDSVPELRRVLGL is encoded by the coding sequence ATGAACGTCAGAGTGGTTATTTTTGACTGGGACGGGACCCTGGTGGACTCGGTTGAGCACATTGCCGACAGTCTGCACCAGGCTGCGACCGAGTTGGGCTATCCGGCCCTGGAGCGAGAGGCCTACCGGGATATTATCGGCCTTGGCATGGTCGAGGCGCTGGAAAAACTCTACCCGGGCATCAGTCGTGAGGAAATGAATAATATCCGGGAAGGTTACGCGCGTTATTTCTTCAGCAAGGTGACAACACCCCAGAATGTGTTTGAAGGGATGGCCGAGGTGGTAGCAGATCTTCGTGGATCCGGGCGAAGTTGTTCCGTTGCTACTGGCAAGAGCCGGCGCGGGCTGGATTTTGCTCTGGTCTCCAGTGGCCTGGGTGACCACTTCGAAATTACCCGATGCGCCGATGAAACCCGCTCAAAACCTGATCCGGCGATGCTTGAGGAGATCCTTCGGTTCTACCGCATTGAGCCGGAAGAGGCGGTGATGATTGGTGATACCCGATATGACCTGGAAATGGCCCGGCGTATTGGCATGCCTTCCATCGGGGTTGAGTGGGGTGTCCACAAGCGGGACGTGCTGGGCGATTACTCGCCGCACGCCATTGTTGATTCGGTGCCTGAACTTCGTCGGGTGCTGGGGTTGTAG